A genomic stretch from Hemicordylus capensis ecotype Gifberg chromosome 1, rHemCap1.1.pri, whole genome shotgun sequence includes:
- the LPXN gene encoding leupaxin, with protein sequence MDDLDALLAELEQTSASLDVSDPEPKKVSFLLDRDSKGKPEAAAAAAAESRAIQNKKPIPQAKTVQPPHGTQHHEDDDPADIYSKVPPPQPLISAPSTSAAQQLDDLLASLGTMQTKVSDGAKSTGLPPSEEYITIGTLDSMLEGLTQEMQDLGVATVSKGDCAFCHKPIAGKVVTALGKTWHPEHFTCAHCGKEVGSSPFFERDSKAYCQEDYHQLFTPRCAYCTAPIHEKILTAMDQTWHPEHFFCAHCGKVFGNDGFHEKNGKPYCRKDFLAIFSPKCRSCDRPVMDQYLSALNAVWHPECFVCGDCMCSFANGSFFELDGRPYCELHFHYRQGTVCHGCGKPIVGRCVSAMGHKFHPEHFVCAFCLTQLHNGIFQEQNDKAFCHSCFSKLFV encoded by the exons ATGGATGATTTAG ATGCTTTGCTGGCAGAACTGGAACAAACTTCAGCAAGTTTGGATGTGAGTGACCCAGAACCCAAAAAGGTTTCCTTTCTTCTGGACCGTGACAGCAAGGGGAaaccagaggcggcagcggcagcggcagcagagtCCAGAGCCATCCAGAACAAGAAACCAATTCCTCAAGCCAAAACG GTGCAACCACCACACGGCACACAGCACCATGAAGATGATGATCCTGCAGATATTTACAG CAAGGTGCCACCTCCACAGCCACTGATCTCAGCTCCTTCTACCTCAGCTGCTCAACAGCTGGATGACCTCTTGGCTTCTTTGGGAACAATGCAGACCAAG GTCTCAGATGGGGCGAAAAGTACAGGATTGCCGCCATCAGAGGAATATATTACCATTGGCACTCTGGACAGCATGCTGGAGGGCCTGACTCAGGAGATGCAAGATCTTGGTGTTGCTACTGTGTCGAAGGGTGACTGTGCTTTCTGCCACAAACCCATTGCTGGAAAG GTAGTTACAGCACTGGGAAAGACGTGGCATCCAGAACATTTCACCTGTGCTCACTGTGGAAAGGAAGTGGGTTCCTCCCCCTTCTTTGAGCGGGACAGCAAGGCCTACTGCCAGGAAGACTACCATCAGCTCTTCACCCCCCGTTGTGCTTACTGTACTGCACCCATCCATGAG aAAATTCTAACTGCTATGGACCAGACCTGGCACCCAGAGCATTTCTTTTGTGCTCATTGTGGGAAGGTCTTCGGCAATGATG GTTTCCATGAGAAGAATGGGAAGCCATACTGTCGGAAGGATTTCCTGGCCATTTTTTCTCCCAAGTGCAGAAGCTGTGACCGGCCTGTGATGGACCAGTATCTGTCAGCACTGAATGCTGTCTGGCACCCTGAGTGCTTTGTGTGTGGA GACTGTATGTGCAGCTTTGCCAATGGCTCCTTCTTCGAATTGGACGGCCGTCCATATTGTGAGCTTCACTTCCACTATCGTCAGGGGACTGTGTGCCATGGTTGTGGGAAGCCCATTGTTGGGCGCTGTGTCAGTGCTATGGGACACAAGTTCCATCCAGAGCACTTTGTCTGTGCCTTTTGCCTTACCCAACTGCACAACGGCATCTTTCAAGAGCAAAATGACAAGGCCTTTTGTCACTCTTGTTTTAGCAAGCTTTTTGTTTGA